In Methanobacterium petrolearium, one genomic interval encodes:
- a CDS encoding transglutaminase domain-containing protein: MLAPSINYATPNQSATENFTNTTNVSEIAENNTNTSTIQNTTTMVVNDSDINQQENQTTETYNNTENSSSDDSNETETIQNYTAAASDGYQNVHALWISADEASSVNLSELLNAGITDVFVKTNRFSSPNYDTVLTALLSTLNGTGIRVHAWVSCFIDEDGNWVDPLGEVTTTTVKVPHTKTVKVATKNWYKSWYKSWYKNWYKVWYKKWYKSWYKSRGVWKYYWKSYWKSYWKYSWKYSWKYSWKYYWSYSYKTSTYYTTTTVTSTDTNFNDALVKYIAKLATDYDIDGIHLDYVRYPGTAYLHSGGTDAITNFVKTVDEKLYSISPKIALSAALMPECSVNGYYYGQDYAALSEYLDFLVPMVYKGNYNKDTSWIGTTTQWIVAHSTKPVVVGLQVYESDSNVEELSASELVEDIQSAMSNGASGYALFRYGLVDKAFFNQAINTTTNTSTSTTNSTTTNNTTTTSPTKYTLADIIDAAGRVKTYVETYHTLPNYVLMGSVKITMPQFLKLLVTGTLQLKNGITTPIALGNPTVATNPYESMTSGNLDKAGYLDLASRIKSFMDSNGVAPNYGSTTLGKIRYESLIYLYSRVMAFYGDNSYLPNYAVMKPWTTVISSSSSSTSSSSSSTIPSSLQVYLQTTDNCQVTNAAIVALANNLTSGATTTYTKAQSIYNWVRDNLEYSYYYNTQKGAVKTLSSKSGNCCDHSHLLVALCRAAGLPTRYVHGYCYFTTSKAWYGHVWAEIYVDGKWYTADAVSYRNSLGTIKNWDTSSWTLKGRYAELPF, from the coding sequence ATGTTGGCCCCTAGTATAAACTATGCCACCCCAAACCAGTCAGCAACAGAAAATTTCACGAACACAACCAATGTCAGTGAAATAGCAGAAAACAACACCAACACATCTACCATTCAAAATACAACCACCATGGTGGTTAATGATTCAGATATTAATCAGCAAGAAAACCAGACTACAGAAACTTACAATAACACCGAGAATAGTTCATCCGATGACAGTAATGAAACAGAAACTATTCAAAATTACACTGCGGCAGCATCAGATGGATACCAAAATGTCCACGCATTATGGATCAGTGCGGATGAAGCTTCAAGTGTGAATCTTAGCGAATTATTAAATGCTGGAATAACGGACGTATTCGTTAAGACGAATCGCTTCTCTTCTCCCAATTATGATACTGTCCTGACAGCCCTACTAAGTACCTTAAATGGAACTGGAATAAGGGTACATGCCTGGGTTTCCTGCTTCATAGATGAAGATGGGAATTGGGTTGATCCTCTAGGAGAGGTTACCACCACCACGGTAAAGGTACCCCACACCAAAACAGTGAAAGTAGCCACTAAAAACTGGTATAAAAGCTGGTATAAAAGCTGGTATAAAAATTGGTATAAGGTCTGGTATAAAAAATGGTATAAATCCTGGTATAAATCTCGTGGGGTTTGGAAATATTACTGGAAATCCTACTGGAAATCCTACTGGAAATATAGTTGGAAATATAGTTGGAAGTATTCCTGGAAATATTACTGGTCCTACAGTTACAAAACCAGCACATACTATACCACAACGACTGTAACATCAACAGACACAAATTTCAACGATGCACTGGTAAAATATATTGCAAAACTCGCCACAGATTACGATATTGACGGAATCCACCTGGATTACGTGCGTTATCCTGGAACTGCTTACTTGCATTCTGGTGGAACAGATGCCATCACCAACTTTGTAAAGACGGTGGATGAAAAATTGTACTCCATCAGCCCGAAAATAGCCCTTTCAGCTGCTCTCATGCCGGAGTGTAGTGTTAATGGTTATTATTATGGTCAGGATTATGCGGCGCTCTCAGAATACCTTGATTTCCTTGTTCCTATGGTTTACAAGGGAAACTACAACAAGGATACATCATGGATCGGAACCACCACCCAATGGATTGTTGCACATTCAACCAAGCCAGTAGTGGTTGGTTTGCAGGTTTATGAGAGTGATAGTAACGTGGAAGAACTGTCGGCATCTGAACTTGTTGAAGATATACAATCTGCCATGTCCAATGGAGCATCAGGATATGCTCTGTTTAGATATGGATTGGTTGATAAAGCCTTCTTCAACCAGGCAATCAATACAACCACCAACACATCTACAAGTACCACTAACTCGACTACAACTAACAATACAACTACTACCTCACCAACTAAGTACACTCTTGCTGACATCATTGACGCAGCAGGAAGAGTTAAAACGTATGTGGAGACTTATCATACTCTTCCTAATTATGTGTTGATGGGATCAGTGAAAATCACCATGCCCCAGTTCCTGAAGTTACTCGTAACCGGCACGTTGCAGTTAAAAAATGGAATCACCACTCCTATAGCGTTGGGAAACCCCACGGTAGCCACCAATCCTTATGAGAGCATGACCAGTGGTAACTTAGACAAAGCAGGGTATCTTGACCTGGCCAGCCGTATAAAGTCCTTTATGGATTCAAATGGCGTGGCCCCTAATTATGGGTCAACTACTCTAGGGAAAATTCGTTACGAATCACTGATCTACCTCTACAGCAGGGTGATGGCTTTCTATGGAGACAATTCGTATTTACCAAACTATGCGGTGATGAAACCATGGACAACCGTAATTAGCTCTAGTAGTTCATCAACGAGCTCTAGTAGTTCGTCAACGATACCGAGTAGCCTGCAAGTTTACCTGCAAACAACTGACAACTGCCAGGTTACCAACGCTGCTATAGTTGCGTTGGCCAATAACCTAACTTCCGGTGCAACAACCACCTACACAAAGGCCCAAAGCATCTATAACTGGGTGCGAGACAACCTTGAATATTCATACTACTACAACACTCAGAAAGGAGCCGTTAAAACGCTTTCTTCCAAGAGTGGAAATTGCTGCGACCATTCACATCTACTCGTGGCCCTTTGTAGAGCGGCTGGACTTCCAACAAGATATGTGCACGGATACTGTTACTTTACTACCAGTAAAGCCTGGTATGGTCATGTATGGGCTGAAATATACGTCGATGGGAAATGGTATACTGCAGATGCAGTCAGTTACCGAAATTCCTTAGGGACAATTAAAAACTGGGACACAAGCTCGTGGACACTTAAAGGCAGATATGCTGAGCTGCCATTTTAA
- a CDS encoding adenylyltransferase/cytidyltransferase family protein yields the protein MATGTFDLIHPGHGYYLEESKKLGGKDARLVVVVARESTVRARKRVPIVPEKQRLEVVQMLKPVDEAVLGSEIDMFITVEKIKPDVITIGPDQKFDLDWLREELNKRGLKSEVVKINGYHHTSLDSSCKIIKKIKESDFPSGSFKHC from the coding sequence ATGGCAACCGGAACATTCGATCTAATACATCCTGGTCATGGATATTACCTTGAAGAATCAAAAAAGCTGGGAGGGAAAGATGCCCGTCTGGTGGTGGTGGTGGCCAGAGAGTCCACAGTACGTGCCAGGAAAAGGGTACCTATTGTACCTGAAAAACAACGCCTGGAAGTTGTTCAGATGCTCAAACCAGTTGACGAAGCTGTGTTGGGAAGCGAAATTGACATGTTCATCACTGTTGAGAAGATTAAACCCGATGTTATCACAATAGGCCCAGATCAGAAATTTGATCTGGATTGGCTGCGGGAAGAACTCAATAAAAGAGGTCTTAAGTCAGAAGTGGTAAAAATAAATGGTTATCATCATACTTCCCTAGACAGCTCCTGCAAAATCATTAAAAAGATTAAAGAATCCGATTTTCCGTCAGGGAGCTTCAAACACTGCTGA
- a CDS encoding flippase — protein sequence MSSKIARGSLIMMIGYFIFRIGGYLYRFATAFLLGPVGFGILNLALPTQGILIQIAAAGMPPAIAKHVSEYSAKGEDEMVKQVIHTSIKIVVVMGLFISVAIFLLADPLAYNVFHKPEAALPLKLVALITPFSILVGVFRGAFQGVFQMGNIVITKAFEQIFMISSAIVLILLGFYVAGAVIGTSIGFIFSLLAGYYLYRKGLGKRLKNVKLTFTTKEELALAKALLIFAFPVLITGLAEILLFDAIGNYVVGAYMASQYIGYYGAATPVARLPLIISMAVATAVLPATAEAMGLNNRNVLHSYVNQSYRYVAMVVFPMSVGTMVLAAPILKLLYINPAYMNGATALQILAIGMLFFTIYTVSSSIAQGLGKPYLPMTILTLGVIFDVAVSIYLVPIYGINGAAISLAITAFLIMVSIVWKTLQVADVKLQYKDLGKIVLATAIMGGILLLIPKSILLISIPLNYLVFLLVMILAVVVYLVALILVGGLKHNDIKAMRQLGSKTGPLKSMFDKLVSLLEKYAH from the coding sequence ATGAGTTCTAAAATCGCCAGAGGAAGCCTAATTATGATGATTGGGTATTTTATATTCCGTATTGGGGGATATTTATACAGATTTGCCACTGCATTTCTATTGGGTCCGGTGGGATTCGGTATACTCAATTTGGCCCTTCCTACGCAGGGGATATTGATTCAAATAGCAGCTGCTGGCATGCCACCCGCTATTGCCAAACACGTCTCCGAATATTCTGCGAAAGGCGAAGATGAGATGGTGAAACAGGTAATCCATACTTCGATTAAAATCGTAGTTGTAATGGGATTGTTTATCAGTGTAGCGATCTTCCTACTTGCAGATCCTTTAGCATACAACGTTTTTCATAAACCTGAAGCAGCACTTCCTTTAAAGCTTGTGGCTTTAATAACTCCTTTCAGTATTTTGGTGGGTGTTTTCAGGGGTGCATTTCAGGGTGTTTTCCAGATGGGGAACATTGTCATCACCAAAGCCTTTGAACAAATATTCATGATCTCCAGTGCCATCGTCCTTATTTTGCTGGGTTTTTACGTTGCCGGAGCAGTGATTGGAACATCTATAGGTTTTATCTTCTCTCTTCTGGCAGGATACTATTTATATCGAAAGGGACTAGGCAAGCGCCTTAAAAATGTGAAGTTAACTTTCACCACAAAAGAGGAATTAGCATTGGCTAAGGCGCTCCTTATTTTCGCATTCCCGGTTCTCATAACTGGACTTGCTGAAATTTTACTATTTGATGCGATTGGGAACTATGTTGTTGGGGCATATATGGCCAGCCAGTACATAGGTTATTATGGTGCAGCCACCCCAGTTGCCCGTCTCCCCTTAATAATTTCCATGGCTGTAGCCACTGCAGTATTACCAGCCACAGCCGAAGCAATGGGTTTAAACAATAGAAATGTTCTCCACAGCTACGTGAACCAATCATACCGGTATGTTGCCATGGTTGTTTTCCCAATGTCTGTGGGAACTATGGTTCTGGCTGCTCCTATACTGAAATTACTCTACATTAATCCAGCTTATATGAATGGGGCAACAGCACTACAGATCCTTGCGATAGGAATGTTGTTTTTCACCATTTACACAGTCTCCTCCAGCATAGCCCAGGGATTGGGAAAACCGTACCTCCCAATGACAATTTTAACTCTGGGAGTTATTTTTGATGTGGCAGTTAGCATATACTTAGTACCAATTTATGGAATTAACGGTGCTGCAATCTCACTTGCCATAACTGCTTTTTTAATAATGGTTTCAATAGTTTGGAAAACTCTCCAAGTTGCTGATGTAAAGTTACAATACAAAGATTTGGGAAAAATCGTTTTAGCAACGGCAATAATGGGAGGAATACTTCTACTAATTCCTAAGAGTATTTTACTGATATCCATACCTTTGAATTACCTTGTTTTCTTATTAGTTATGATATTGGCTGTTGTTGTATATTTAGTTGCTTTAATCTTGGTCGGAGGCCTTAAACATAACGATATAAAGGCTATGCGCCAATTGGGAAGTAAAACAGGCCCATTAAAATCCATGTTTGATAAATTAGTTTCATTGCTGGAAAAGTATGCTCATTAA